The following proteins come from a genomic window of Athalia rosae chromosome 1, iyAthRosa1.1, whole genome shotgun sequence:
- the LOC105690471 gene encoding acetyl-CoA carboxylase isoform X1: MFNSRLTQLYAAIMESYLIFATSSCCLLCFLLTRFLFEKISIPHNSTVRDELRAIEEKDAGLQKSRRKMAESGAEPVSFVVGDPDPDEELETEDRFPGSEHDVVGVVQPATLVPGLAERRKRLRPSMSQGTVMIQAQSRQLEKDFTVATPEEFVRRFGGTQVINKVLIANNGIAAVKCMRSIRRWSYEMFKNERAIRFVVMVTPEDLKANAEYIKMADQYVPVPGGTNNNNYANVELIVDIAIRTQVQAVWAGWGHASENPKLPELLHKNNIIFIGPSERAMWALGDKIASSIVAQTADVPTLPWSGSDLKAHYSGKKIKISSELFKKGCVSTVEECLAAASKIGFPVMVKASEGGGGKGIRKVDNAEELPSLFRQVQTEIPGSPIFIMKLAKCARHLEVQLLADNYGNAISLFGRDCSIQRRHQKIIEEAPAVIAKPEVFEEMEKAAVRLAKMVGYVSAGTVEYLYDTSGRYFFLELNPRLQVEHPCTEMVSDVNLPAAQLQVAMGLPLHHIKDIRLLYGESPWGDTPIDFDQPRHKPQPWGHVIAARITSENPDEGFKPSSGTVQELNFRSSKNVWGYFSVGASGGLHEFADSQFGHCFSWGEDRNQASENLVVALKELSIRGDFRTTVEYLITLLETESFQSNSFDTAWLDLLIAERVQSDKPDVLLAVTCGALHIADRTITAAFTGFQTALEKGQIQASNDLDNVCDVELINDGYKYKVQTAKSGPNSYFLVMNGSYKEVEIHRLSDGGLLLSMDGASFTTYMREEVDRYRIVIGNQTCVFEKDNDPSLLRSPSAGKLISFLVEDGGHVDRGQAYAEIEVMKMVMTVTAGEAGSIFYVKRPGAILEAGVLIAHLELDDPSLVSKALEYTGQFPAPVAPIVPEKLNQLHARYRSALENTLAGYCLPDPYHLPRLRELIEKFMNSLRDPSLPLLELQEVIATISGRIPVSVEKKIRKYMTLYERNITSVLAQFPSQQVASVIDGHAATLSKRTDRDVFFLTTQGIVQLVQRYRNGIRGRMKTAVHELLRQYYTVESQFQQGHYDKCVSALREQYKDEMSMVTATIFSHNNVLKKNVLVTMLIDHLWANEPGLTDELASTLTELTSLNRTEHSRVALRARQVLIAAHQPAYELRHNQMESIFLSAVDMYGHDFHPENLQKLILSETSIFDILHDFFYHSNRAVCNAALEVYVRRAYISYELACLQHLELSGEIPLVHFQFLLPNNHPNRQNQTLVNHRTGAMAAFKDLQEFSQYSDEVLDLLEDLSSRSSVSAKVLEAVETAGSESRHSTSINISLSTAEAAVAEGGDTSGEPVHILSIALQDTGNQDDTVMSRLFEDWCATNKDELVSRGIRRVTFAALKKRQFPKFFTFRQRDGFVEDRIYRHLEPGCAFQLELNRMRTYDLEALPTSNQKMHLYLGQAKVAKGQQVTDYRFFIRSIIRHSDLITKEASFDYLHNEGERVLLEAMDELEVAFSHPLAKRTDCNHIFLNFAPTVIMDPGRIEESVTSMVLRYGPRLWKLRVRQAEIKMTIRPAPGRPTSNVRLFIANDSGYSIDLHLYTEATEPKTGIIRFESYGSTAINANWRPGPMHGLPISTPYLTKDYLQAKRFQAQSSGTTYVYDLPDIFRQQIEKFWDKYIEERPTAAENIKIPSPVLDSVELVLDGDNLVEQKRLPGENDVGMVAWRLSLYTPEFPDGRDIILISNDLTYQIGSFAPKEDLVFCKASERARELGIPRIYFSANSGARIGLAEEVKALFRISWEDENEPEKGFKYIYVTPDDYARLAPYNSIKASLIEDNGEPRYKITDIIGKDDGLGVENLKYAGMIAGETSQAYNEVVTISIVSCRAIGIGSYLLRLGQRVIQIENSHIILTGYRALNTVLGREVYASNNQLGGIQIMHNNGVSHTTEPRDLDGIATVLRWLSYVPKAKGGPLPILSAPHPDPIDREIGYVPTKAPYDPRWMLEGRHSSTDSSVWESGFFDRGSWQEIMRPWAQTVVTGRARLGGIPCGVIAVETRTVELHLPADPANLDSEAKTVSQAGQVWFPDSAYKTAQAIRDFGKEELPLFIFANWRGFSGGMKDMYEQVVKFGAYIVDALREYSRPVIVYIPPNGELRGGAWAVVDPSINPRYMEMFADTTGRGGVLEPEGIVEIKFRHKDLVKTMHRVDPVIRNLKERATASTSAEERASLDTEIRKREQALEPMYHQVAVHFAELHDTPERMLEKGVISEIIPWKKARRMLYWRLRRNLLEDDVTKDVLSTQPSLGVGTVVSMLRRWFVEDRGATESYLWDQDEAVAKWLITQNETEGSVVSRNVNCVRKNAVLIRVKEALECCPEVRLDAVIEIAHRLQAGERAELLRTLSQLETSGQEHHNDSSASS, from the exons ATGTTCAATTCTAGATTGACGCAGCTATACGCTGCAATCATGGAATCTTATTTGATCTTTGCCACGTCTTCTTGTtgtttactttgttttttattgactcgatttttattcgaaaaaatttcgatcccGCATAACTCTACGGTACGCGACGAACTACGTGCAATAG AGGAAAAGGACGCCGGCCTGCAAAAGTCGCGGCGAAAAATGGCTGAGAGTGGTGCGGAACCGGTGAGCTTCGTTGTCGGTGATCCGGATCCTGACGAAGAATTAGAAACCGAAGATCGATTTCCAGGATCGGAACACGATGTTGTCGGAGTCGTTCAACCTGCTACTCTTGTACCGGGACTTGCTGAGCGCCGAAAACGCCTCAG GCCCAGCATGTCCCAGGGTACGGTGATGATCCAGGCCCAAAGTCGTCAATTGGAGAAGGATTTCACCGTAGCGACGCCTGAAGAATTTGTACGGAGATTCGGCGGAACCCAAGTGATAAACAAA GTTCTGATCGCGAACAATGGGATAGCCGCGGTGAAATGCATGCGATCGATTCGACGATGGTCCTACGAAAtgtttaaaaatgaaagagccATTCGTTTCGTAGTTATGGTCACACCGGAGGATCTAAAAGCTAACGCGGAATACATAAAAATGGCCGATCAGTACGTACCGGTTCCCGGAGGAACAAATAACAACAATTATGCGAACGTTGAATTGATCGTAGACATCGCAATCCGTACTCAAGTTCAGGCTGTATGGGCTGGATGGGGTCACGCATCCGAAAATCCAAAACTACCCGAACTTTTGCataaaaataacataataTTTATCG GACCCTCGGAGAGAGCGATGTGGGCTCTGGGTGACAAAATTGCCTCGAGTATCGTAGCTCAAACCGCAGACGTGCCTACTCTACCGTGGTCCGGATCGGATTTGAAGGCTCATTACAGCggtaaaaagataaaaatatccTCGGAGCTTTTCAAAAAAGGTTGCGTTTCCACCGTGGAAGAGTGTCTCGCCGCAGCTAGCAAAATTGGATTTCCCGTAATGGTGAAAGCGAGCGAGGGCGGTGGTGGCAAGGGGATTCGTAAAGTCGACAACGCCGAAGAATTACCCTCGCTTTTTAG ACAAGTTCAAACGGAAATCCCAGGTTCTCCGATATTCATTATGAAGCTCGCTAAATGCGCCCGTCACTTGGAGGTACAGTTGTTGGCGGACAACTACGGAAATGCTATTTCGCTGTTCGGTCGCGACTGCTCCATCCAAAGAAGAcatcaaaaaatcatcgaagaaGCACCGGCGGTCATCGCGAAACCGGAAGTCTTCGAGGAAATGGAGAAA GCTGCGGTGAGACTGGCGAAGATGGTAGGATACGTGAGCGCGGGAACGGTGGAGTATCTGTACGATACGTCGGGCCGTTACTTCTTTTTGGAACTGAATCCTCGTTTGCAAGTAGAACATCCTTGCACGGAGATGGTCTCCGACGTGAATTTACCCGCCGCCCAACTTCAAGTCGCCATGGGCCTGCCGTTACACCACATAAAAGATATCCGTTTGTTGTACGGAGAGAGTCCGTGGGGTGATACGCCGATCGATTTCGATCAACCGAGACACAAGCCTCAGCCGTGGGGTCACGTGATTGCAGCCAGAATAACGAGTGAAAATCCCGACGAAG GGTTCAAACCAAGTTCCGGAACGGTTCAGGAGTTGAATTTCCGTTCATCGAAGAACGTGTGGGGATATTTTTCGGTCGGAGCGTCCGGGGGTTTACACGAATTTGCCGATTCTCAATTCGGCCACTGTTTCTCGTGGGGAGAAGATCGTAATCAAGCTAGCGAGAATTTGGTCGTTGCTCTGAAGGAATTGAGCATCAGAGGTGATTTCAGAACAACCGTAGAGTACCTTATCACTCTTCTCGAAACTGAGTCCTTTCAGTCGAACAGCTTCGACACTGCGTGGCTCGATTTGCTGATCGCCGAACGAGTACAAAGCGACAAACCGGATGTTTTACTGGCGGTTACATGCGGAGCACTTCATATAGCCGACAGAACCATCACAGCGGCGTTTACGGGCTTCCAAACTGCTCTGGAGAAGGGTCAGATACAAGCCAGTAACGATTTGGACAACGTGTGCGACGTTGAACTTATAAACGATGGATACAAGTATAAAGTACAGACTGCGAAATCGGGCCCAAATTCATACTTCCTCGTTATGAACGGGTCCTACAAAGAAGTGGAGATTCACCGACTTTCCGACGGAGGTCTCTTGCTTTCTATGGACGGTGCCAGTTTCACGACGTACATGAGAGAGGAAGTCGATCGCTATCGTATAGTGATCGGCAATCAAACATGTGTATTTGAAAAGGACAATGACCCATCTTTGTTGAGATCACCTTCGGCTGGAAAGCTAATTAGTTTTCTAGTAGAAGACGGTGGTCACGTGGACCGTGGCCAAGCGTATGCCGAAATCGAGGTGATGAAGATGGTTATGACCGTGACCGCTGGTGAAGCAGGTAGCATATTTTACGTAAAACGACCTGGCGCCATTTTAGAGGCAGGTGTTCTGATCGCCCACTTGGAATTGGATGATCCGTCGCTGGTTAGCAAAGCTCTGGAATACACGGGTCAATTTCCGGCACCGGTGGCACCGATTGTACCGGAAAAACTGAACCAACTTCACGCAAGGTACAGAAGTGCTTTGGAAAATACCCTAGCTGGATACTGCCTGCCCGATCCCTACCATTTGCCGAGGCTTCGAGAGCTCATTGAGAAGTTTATGAATTCTTTGCGTGATCCCAGTTTACCTCTACTGGAACTTCAAGAAGTGATCGCTACCATATCAGGAAGGATTCCTgtttccgttgaaaaaaagattagaaaGTACATGACGCTTTACGAAAGAAACATCACTTCGGTTTTGGCACAGTTTCCGAGCCAGCAAGTTGCTTCCGTGATCGACGGACATGCCGCGACACTTTCCAAACGAACTGATAGAGATGTGTTCTTTTTAACCACTCAGGGCATCGTCCAGCTCGTGCAAAGGTACCGTAACGGAATTCGTGGAAGAATGAAGACTGCCGTCCACGAACTTCTCCGACAATATTATACGGTCGAAAGCCAGTTCCAGCAAGGACACTACGACAAATGTGTATCCGCACTGAGAGAACAATACAAAGATGAAATGAGTATGGTTACCGCTACAATTTTCAGCCATAATAACGTCCTGAAGAAGAACGTTTTGGTGACAATGCTCATCGATCACTTGTGGGCCAACGAACCTGGACTCACAGATGAGTTGGCGAGCACATTGACGGAATTGACGAGCTTGAATCGCACCGAACACAGTCGTGTCGCGTTGAGGGCCAGACAAGTTTTGATAGCAGCTCATCAGCCCGCCTATGAATTGAGACACAATCAAATGGAATCTATATTCCTATCCGCCGTTGATATGTACGGGCATGACTTCCACCCGGAAAATCTGCAGAAGTTAATATTATCGGAGACTTCTATATTCGATATTTTACACGATTTCTTTTACCACTCAAATCGGGCGGTATGCAATGCGGCGCTAGAAGTTTATGTTAGGAGAGCTTACATCAGCTACGAATTGGCTTGTTTGCAGCATCTGGAATTATCTGGAGAAATACCTTTGGTTCACTTCCAATTTCTTTTGCCGAACAACCATCCGAACCGCCAAAATCAGACCCTCGTGAACCACAGAACAGGAGCTATGGCCGCGTTTAAAGATCTTCAAGAATTCAGCCAGTATTCAGACGAAGTACTCGACCTGTTGGAAGATCTGTCGTCTCGAAGTTCGGTTTCCGCCAAAGTTTTGGAAGCAGTGGAGACTGCCGGAAGTGAATCTCGACACAGTACATCTATAAATATTTCTCTGAGTACCGCCGAAGCTGCTGTAGCTGAAGGAGGTGACACATCGGGAGAGCCTGTTCACATTCTGAGTATCGCGTTACAAGACACTGGGAATCAAGACGATACGGTTATGTCGAGACTTTTCGAGGATTGGTGCGCAACCAACAAAGATGAGCTTGTGTCCCGCGGAATCAGGAGAGTAACTTTTGCTGCCTTGAAGAAGAGGCAGTTCCCTAAATTCTTTACTTTCCGACAACGCGATGGATTTGTCGAAGATCGTATCTATCGCCATCTCGAACCTGGATGTGCCTTCCAGTTAGAACTCAACAGAATGAGGACGTACGACCTTGAGGCTCTACCTACTTCGAATCAGAAGATGCATCTATATTTGGGACAAGCCAAG gTTGCCAAGGGCCAGCAAGTTACTGATTATCGATTCTTTATTCGGTCAATCATTCGCCATTCCGATCTCATTACTAAGGAAGCTAGCTTTGATTACTTGCACAACGAGGGCGAACGCGTCCTACTGGAGGCGATGGACGAGCTCGAAGTGGCCTTCTCCCACCCCCTGGCGAAACGCACCGACTGCAACCACATATTTTTGAACTTTGCACCCACGGTCATAATGGATCCCGGTAGGATCGAAGAAAGTGTGACTAGTATGGTACTCAGATACGGTCCAAGATTATGGAAATTACGAGTCAGACAA gctgaaataaaaatgactaTTCGTCCGGCACCAGGGAGACCGACCTCAAATGTTCGACTGTTCATAGCTAACGACAGCGGGTATAGCATTGATCTGCATCTTTATACCGAGGCTACGGAGCCAAAGACTGGCATTATTCGTTTCGAGTCTTATGGGTCCACTGCAATTAATGCAAATTGGCGGCCAGGACCAATGCACGGATTGCCAATTTCCACACCATATTTGACCAAAGATTATCTTCAAGCTAAACGGTTCCAAGCTCAGAGTTCAGGAACAACTTATGTATATGATTTGCCAGATATTTTCAGACAACAGATAGAAAAGTTCTGGGATAAATACATCGAGGAGAGACCTACTGCAG CAGAGAACATCAAGATTCCCAGTCCGGTGTTGGACAGCGTTGAGCTTGTTCTGGACGGTGACAATTTGGTGGAACAAAAACGGCTACCCGGCGAAAACGACGTCGGAATGGTTGCTTGGAGACTCAGCCTTTACACACCAGAGTTTCCAGACGGTAGAGATATCATCCTCATTTCGAATGATCTGACTTATCAAATAGGGTCGTTCGCACCAAAAGAAGATCTAGTATTTTGCAAGGCATCCGAGAGAGCTCGTGAGCTTGGAATACCCAGAATCTACTTTTCTGCAAACTCTGGTGCCAGAATTGGCCTGGCCGAAGAG GTGAAAGCATTGTTCAGAATTTCATGGGAAGACGAAAACGAACCGGAGAAAGGTTTCAAATACATCTACGTTACCCCAGACGATTACGCAAGATTAGCACCGTACAATTCAATCAAAGCGTCATTGATCGAGGACAACGGAGAGCCTCGTTACAAGATAACAGATATAATTGGTAAAGATGACGGACttggtgttgaaaatttgaaatacgcCGGTATGATTGCTGGCGAAACATCTCAAGCATATAACGAG GTGGTCACAATATCCATTGTATCATGCCGCGCGATCGGTATTGGTTCTTATCTGTTACGTCTgggtcaacgagtgatacaaATTGAGAACTCGCACATCATATTGACCGGGTATAGAGCACTGAATACGGTACTGGGTCGTGAGGTATACGCGAGCAACAATCAACTGGGTGGAATCCAAATAATGCACAACAATGGTGTTTCACACACGACCGAACCGAGAGATTTAGATGGAATAGCTACTGTTCTACGGTGGCTGAGCTACGTACCCAAAGCTAAAGGGGGGCCGCTTCCAATTCTGTCCGCACCACATCCTGACCCAATTGACAGAGAAATTGGTTACGTTCCAACAAAGGCCCCGTACGACCCCAGATGGATGCTCGAAGGAAGACATTCTTCCACCGATTCCTCTGTTTGGGAAAGTGGCTTCTTCGATCGGGGCTCGTGGCAG GAAATTATGAGACCTTGGGCACAAACGGTGGTGACGGGTCGCGCCAGGCTCGGAGGTATTCCTTGCGGTGTGATAGCGGTGGAAACACGAACAGTCGAACTACATTTGCCGGCAGACCCCGCAAATTTGGATTCTGAAGCAAAGACGGTATCTCAGGCAGGTCAAGTCTGGTTCCCAGACAGCGCATACAAGACTGCCCAAGCTATTCGTGATTTCGGTAAAGAGGAACTGCCTTTGTTCATATTCGCCAACTGGCGCGGATTTTCCGGAGGCATGAAGG ATATGTACGAACAAGTTGTCAAATTTGGCGCTTACATCGTTGACGCATTAAGAGAGTACTCCAGGCCAGTCATAGTATACATCCCTCCGAACGGAGAACTGAGAGGCGGTGCCTGGGCAGTCGTTGATCCGTCCATTAATCCTAGGTACATGGAAATGTTCGCTGACACGACCGGCAGAGGTGGTGTACTAGAACCGGAAGGAATCGTTGAAATCAAATTCAGACACAAGGATCTTGTAAAAACGATGCATCGGGTCGACCCAGTCATACGCAACTTGAAG GAAAGAGCTACCGCTTCGACCTCCGCTGAAGAGCGTGCCAGCCTGGACACGGAGATTCGCAAAAGAGAACAGGCTCTGGAACCGATGTACCATCAGGTAGCCGTTCACTTTGCGGAGTTACACGACACCCCTGAAAGAATGTTGGAAAAAGGTGTGATTAGCGAGATTATACCGTGGAAGAAGGCACGCCGCATGTTATATTGGCGGCTAAGACGAAATCTTTTGGAGGATGACGTGACAAAAGACGTCCTCTCGACACAGCCTAGTTTGGGTGTTGGAACTGTAGTTTCTATGCTGAGACGCTGGTTCGTCGAAGACAGAGGCGCTACCGAATCGTACTTGTGGGACCAAGACGAGGCCGTAGCCAAATGGTTGATTACCCAAAATGAAACTGAAGGCAGTGTTGTTAGTCGTAACGTAAATTGCGTTAGAAAGAATGCTGTTCTTATTCGCGTTAAAGAGGCTCTCGAATGTTGTCCGGAAGTGAGGTTGGATGCGGTTATAGAAATTGCCCACAGGCTGCAAGCGGGTGAACGAGCTGAACTTCTGCGAACTCTGTCACAGCTCGAAACTTCGGGTCAAGAGCATCACAATGATTCGAGTGCATCTTCGTAG